The nucleotide window ATAATCTGCTTGTAAAATACCTCGAGGATTACGACCATCATCATTTTCTACGGCAAATTCTATTGCTGCAACCTTATTAAAGTACGCTTCATCCATTGAACGAACTCGACCAGGTTCTGAAAGTGGTTTAATCTTGTATGTTTCCTCTAACTGATTCAAAAGTGGACCAAACAAGTCAATAATCGGCACCCCAAATGCTTGAGCTGTCTGGTTTAGCTCTTCTCGAACACTTTCTAAAACAATGGTATGCACGATAATGCCATTATTTACAGCTACCAAATCAACAATTTCTTCAATCATATGAGAAGAGTCAACATGGTGAAAGCGATGAATGAATTTGGGCGTTTGGCCAAATTGACTAAGTGCAGCTCTTGTCACCAGTTCGGCCGTTTCTCCTGTTGAATCGGAAACCACATATACGGCTGGTTGTGTCATACATACTTCCTCCTCTTTACTCGAAATCTTTTCTTTATTTTACATTAATTTCATCCATTTGAGCAAATTCTTTAATAAAACT belongs to Listeria ivanovii subsp. ivanovii and includes:
- a CDS encoding pyruvate, water dikinase regulatory protein; the encoded protein is MTQPAVYVVSDSTGETAELVTRAALSQFGQTPKFIHRFHHVDSSHMIEEIVDLVAVNNGIIVHTIVLESVREELNQTAQAFGVPIIDLFGPLLNQLEETYKIKPLSEPGRVRSMDEAYFNKVAAIEFAVENDDGRNPRGILQADYVLIGISRTSKTPLSQYLALKGLKIVNIPIVPEAQIPDELFEIDPKKIIGLKISKQKLTKIRQERLISIGLPGAGTYASNQRIDEELAIFNKLASKLNCFVLDVTNKAIEETANEILIHIGEIVDENLEL